Proteins encoded together in one Ferroglobus placidus DSM 10642 window:
- a CDS encoding 4-phosphopantoate--beta-alanine ligase has translation MEIPKSHPRYHSLMTREKLVEGVKEGLAVLEGLIAHGRGEAFDYILGEKSHDFALEAERAAVALMKLAKHPVISVNGNAASLVAKELVELSKALNAPLEVNIFHYSKERVEKIAKKLEELGGTVYYRGDAVLEGISHARRIVDSRGILKADVVLVPLEDGDRCEILKRHGKKVIAIDLNPLSRTARMADVTIVNNITRAIPEMIEFAKEITEEEAEEILRKYDNKTVLKRAIEAIRDHLTKMAEDVMNA, from the coding sequence ATGGAAATTCCGAAGAGTCACCCGAGATATCATTCGCTAATGACGAGAGAGAAGCTCGTAGAAGGCGTTAAAGAGGGTTTGGCTGTATTAGAGGGGTTGATCGCTCACGGGAGAGGGGAGGCTTTCGATTACATCCTCGGAGAAAAATCTCACGATTTTGCTTTAGAGGCTGAGAGAGCTGCCGTTGCGTTGATGAAATTAGCCAAACACCCGGTAATTTCCGTAAACGGTAACGCAGCGAGTCTCGTTGCAAAAGAGCTCGTTGAATTGTCCAAAGCTCTTAACGCTCCTCTCGAAGTTAATATCTTCCACTACTCCAAGGAAAGAGTTGAAAAAATTGCAAAAAAGCTCGAAGAACTTGGTGGAACTGTATATTACAGAGGGGACGCAGTTTTAGAGGGAATATCTCACGCGAGGAGGATCGTCGACAGCAGAGGAATTTTGAAGGCTGACGTAGTTCTCGTTCCCCTCGAAGACGGAGATAGGTGCGAAATTCTGAAAAGGCACGGAAAGAAGGTGATAGCCATCGACCTGAACCCGCTCTCGAGAACCGCGAGAATGGCGGACGTAACCATCGTTAACAACATAACGAGAGCCATTCCGGAAATGATCGAGTTCGCTAAAGAAATAACAGAAGAAGAAGCCGAGGAAATACTCAGAAAGTACGATAACAAAACAGTATTAAAGAGAGCTATAGAAGCCATAAGGGATCACTTAACAAAAATGGCGGAGGATGTAATGAATGCTTGA
- a CDS encoding cation-translocating P-type ATPase has translation MKTQSYWSLSPEEVLKLLKTSKTGLSDEEVRKRLEKFGKNTIKLKKVRAHVIFLRQFTDSIMLVLVFSSVILYLMNNLLESAVVALIIFASALLGFLQEWKAEKIIESLQRLMTYKVKVKRSGKIKVVDSSEIVPGDVIILEPGMRVPADARVIEAKELFINEAVLTGESEAVEKTVDTVKENAILPERKNMVYAGTIVVSGNGLAVVVDTGEKTEIGRISKLVKKEERIQTPLIAKMKRMGKRLSVAILAVSLLNFLVGMIRGYDPLYTLLASISLAVAAIPEALPALVTVSLALGVKEMAARNVLIRKLPAVETLGSVTVICTDKTGTITQNKMKVVRITTRSGSYSAEELNNLSEDLKLILTAGYVCNKATYQVKDGKIFFHGDPTDIALLEVALKNGITPDYETIDEIPFDSRRKFMAVLSEVNGKKYIFVKGAPEVISKMCNVEISTAEICASMGARVIAFAYKDVEEFGGFDFEDMKFLGYVCLMDPLREDSRQSILACKEAGIRVVMITGDHPLTAKAIARAAGIEGEVIDGSELEKMDVKKAIKKYNVFARVSPEQKLEIVKALQEEGEIVAVTGDGVNDAPALKRADIGIAMGEGEDVAKEASDMILLDNAFSSIVKAVEVGRDVFRKIQRILCWILPTNGGQAGIVLTAFALGIPLPMKPLHILWVNTVTAALLGTMIVFDKPEKGLLRLKPSKGELLNKVLAFRILYISLISILLAYLLYFKTGKMSAAMNTVIAVGMWYLLTPHPDKSFFNVNLNPFAFLGIFSTLVLQILVTNFASSILLEPLEISEWIAVLLLASIVFWIVELEKLIRRA, from the coding sequence ATGAAAACACAAAGTTACTGGTCGCTATCTCCAGAAGAAGTTTTAAAGTTGTTGAAAACTTCAAAAACCGGTCTAAGCGATGAGGAAGTAAGAAAAAGGCTTGAGAAATTTGGTAAAAATACGATAAAACTCAAGAAAGTAAGGGCTCACGTTATCTTTCTTCGTCAATTTACAGACTCTATAATGCTCGTGCTGGTTTTTTCGTCAGTAATCTTATACTTAATGAATAATTTACTGGAATCGGCGGTTGTTGCACTTATAATATTTGCCAGCGCCCTACTTGGTTTTCTTCAGGAGTGGAAAGCGGAAAAGATAATCGAAAGTCTTCAGAGACTTATGACATACAAAGTTAAAGTAAAACGCTCCGGAAAGATAAAAGTCGTTGACTCCTCCGAAATAGTTCCGGGAGACGTAATAATTCTTGAGCCGGGAATGAGAGTTCCGGCAGATGCGAGAGTTATAGAAGCTAAGGAGCTTTTTATTAACGAAGCAGTGCTCACCGGTGAGTCAGAAGCTGTAGAGAAGACAGTAGACACTGTTAAAGAAAATGCGATTTTACCCGAAAGAAAAAATATGGTTTACGCAGGGACGATCGTCGTAAGCGGTAATGGACTCGCGGTCGTTGTAGATACTGGAGAAAAAACAGAGATAGGAAGAATCAGCAAACTCGTGAAAAAAGAGGAGAGAATTCAGACACCACTGATCGCAAAGATGAAAAGGATGGGGAAAAGACTATCAGTTGCAATATTGGCAGTTTCTCTCCTGAACTTTTTAGTAGGTATGATAAGAGGGTACGACCCGTTATATACTCTTTTAGCATCGATAAGCCTTGCTGTAGCAGCAATACCCGAAGCTCTCCCAGCTCTCGTCACCGTTAGCCTTGCCCTAGGCGTTAAGGAGATGGCTGCAAGGAACGTTTTAATAAGGAAACTCCCGGCTGTAGAGACCTTAGGGAGCGTTACGGTTATTTGTACCGACAAGACCGGTACAATTACTCAAAACAAAATGAAGGTCGTTAGGATTACCACGAGAAGTGGGAGCTATTCCGCAGAAGAACTGAACAACCTGTCAGAAGATTTAAAGCTGATCTTAACTGCCGGATACGTATGTAACAAAGCTACTTACCAAGTAAAGGACGGGAAGATTTTCTTTCACGGAGATCCAACAGATATAGCGTTACTCGAAGTTGCTTTGAAAAACGGAATAACACCGGACTACGAAACCATTGACGAGATTCCTTTCGACTCAAGAAGAAAATTTATGGCTGTTTTGAGTGAGGTTAACGGAAAGAAGTATATTTTCGTGAAAGGAGCCCCGGAGGTTATATCGAAAATGTGCAATGTGGAAATTTCCACCGCTGAAATTTGCGCTTCGATGGGTGCAAGAGTGATTGCCTTTGCTTATAAGGATGTGGAAGAGTTCGGAGGTTTTGATTTCGAAGATATGAAGTTTTTGGGATACGTTTGCCTAATGGATCCGCTCAGAGAGGACAGTCGACAAAGCATACTGGCTTGCAAGGAAGCTGGGATAAGAGTTGTGATGATAACTGGGGACCACCCCCTTACAGCAAAAGCGATTGCGAGAGCTGCTGGGATCGAGGGTGAGGTCATAGATGGAAGTGAGCTTGAAAAAATGGATGTTAAAAAAGCCATTAAAAAATACAACGTTTTTGCAAGAGTCTCTCCGGAACAAAAGCTGGAGATCGTTAAAGCGCTCCAAGAAGAGGGAGAGATAGTTGCCGTAACGGGAGACGGAGTAAATGACGCTCCTGCATTAAAAAGAGCAGACATAGGAATTGCGATGGGCGAGGGAGAGGATGTAGCAAAAGAAGCATCGGACATGATCCTTCTTGATAACGCTTTTTCTTCCATTGTGAAAGCTGTCGAAGTTGGAAGAGATGTTTTTAGGAAAATTCAGCGAATTTTATGTTGGATACTGCCAACAAACGGTGGGCAGGCTGGAATTGTTCTTACGGCTTTTGCTTTGGGAATTCCACTGCCTATGAAGCCTTTACATATCCTCTGGGTAAATACGGTCACTGCAGCGCTTCTTGGAACGATGATAGTCTTCGACAAACCAGAAAAAGGTTTATTGAGACTCAAACCGTCCAAAGGTGAACTTTTAAACAAAGTATTGGCTTTCAGAATCCTTTACATTTCCCTAATCTCAATTCTTTTAGCTTATCTTCTTTACTTTAAAACTGGAAAAATGTCCGCAGCTATGAACACAGTAATAGCTGTTGGGATGTGGTACCTACTAACACCACATCCGGACAAAAGTTTCTTCAATGTAAATTTAAACCCCTTCGCATTTTTAGGCATATTTTCGACCCTCGTCCTTCAAATTCTCGTTACCAATTTTGCGAGCAGCATACTTCTTGAACCGTTAGAAATTTCAGAATGGATAGCTGTGCTTTTGTTAGCCTCCATAGTTTTTTGGATTGTAGAATTAGAAAAGCTGATCAGAAGAGCTTAG
- a CDS encoding type II/IV secretion system ATPase subunit: MIFAGRYYSLLQKYIPESWENLVEVEEGEEEAVLEDYWIFKPFVYVRIVEDERGIRYRIFEPSLTAEEYELLEEIYTNLYDILILRDLRISIEEKAEILEKAFRDVLEIIPYELDDVLIAKYNYYLFRDFLGFGPIDPLLNDPYIEDISCDGYKIPVYVFHRKYGHIPTDVVFAEAELDKYVQFLAQISGKHLSHGNPMIDATLPDGSRIQATYGTEITTRGSSFSIRKFSEKPLIPLDLIRLGTYSAEQMAYFWLCVENKLNVLVIGETAAGKTTTLNAILMFLPPNVKVISIEDTREISLYHENWIAEVTREAVTEDEKEITMYDLLKAALRQRPDYIVVGEVRGIEAQTLFQAMSTGHAAYSTLHAGDIHQAIYRLETEPLNVPRSLIQFLDVVAVQTQWTKQKVRLRRCKKMYEILGIDPNDKNLLINEIFSWDPYSDKFVQVNPLRNLERIAVIRGESPEDTIRELRNRAEFLKYLMKRGVEDYKTFTSMIHSYYKSPEETFEVIYEEGKLHELEA; this comes from the coding sequence ATGATCTTTGCCGGTAGATATTACTCGCTCCTACAAAAGTACATACCGGAAAGCTGGGAAAATCTTGTAGAAGTTGAGGAAGGGGAGGAAGAGGCAGTACTCGAAGACTACTGGATTTTCAAACCATTCGTTTACGTGAGAATCGTTGAAGACGAGAGGGGAATTAGGTACAGAATCTTCGAACCGAGTTTAACTGCCGAGGAGTACGAACTGCTCGAAGAAATCTATACGAATCTTTACGACATTCTCATTCTGAGGGACTTGAGGATTAGCATTGAGGAAAAAGCCGAAATTCTGGAAAAAGCTTTTAGAGACGTTCTGGAAATAATCCCCTACGAATTGGATGACGTTTTGATAGCGAAGTACAACTACTATCTCTTCAGGGACTTTTTGGGATTCGGTCCGATTGATCCTCTCCTCAACGACCCTTACATTGAAGACATAAGCTGCGACGGATACAAAATTCCGGTATACGTCTTTCACAGAAAGTACGGTCACATTCCGACAGACGTTGTTTTCGCAGAGGCGGAACTTGACAAATACGTCCAGTTTCTCGCTCAAATTTCAGGAAAACACTTGAGTCACGGAAACCCGATGATAGACGCTACTCTGCCAGACGGTAGCAGAATTCAGGCAACCTACGGAACGGAAATTACGACGAGAGGGTCTTCCTTCTCGATTAGAAAGTTCTCAGAAAAACCGCTGATACCCCTCGACTTAATCAGGCTCGGGACGTATTCTGCAGAGCAGATGGCTTACTTCTGGCTATGCGTAGAAAACAAGTTGAACGTGCTCGTAATCGGAGAGACGGCTGCCGGAAAAACCACGACGCTTAACGCCATTTTGATGTTCCTCCCACCGAACGTCAAGGTGATATCTATAGAGGACACGAGAGAGATTTCTCTTTATCATGAAAACTGGATTGCCGAAGTGACGAGGGAAGCTGTTACCGAAGATGAGAAAGAAATAACTATGTACGATTTGTTAAAAGCTGCTCTGAGGCAGCGACCCGATTACATAGTCGTAGGAGAGGTTAGGGGCATCGAAGCTCAAACTCTGTTTCAAGCGATGAGTACCGGACATGCCGCATATTCGACTCTGCACGCTGGAGACATCCATCAAGCTATTTACAGACTTGAAACCGAGCCGCTTAACGTTCCGAGGAGTTTGATTCAATTCCTCGACGTCGTTGCCGTGCAAACCCAGTGGACTAAACAAAAGGTCAGGCTGAGAAGGTGTAAAAAGATGTACGAAATTCTCGGCATAGATCCGAACGATAAAAACTTGCTGATAAACGAAATTTTCAGCTGGGATCCGTACTCTGACAAGTTCGTTCAGGTTAATCCGTTGAGAAACCTTGAGAGGATAGCGGTGATTAGAGGGGAGAGTCCGGAAGACACAATAAGGGAACTTCGTAACAGAGCTGAGTTTTTAAAATACCTCATGAAGAGGGGTGTGGAGGACTACAAAACCTTCACGAGCATGATTCATTCTTATTACAAGAGTCCGGAGGAAACTTTCGAAGTCATTTACGAAGAGGGAAAGCTCCATGAGCTCGAAGCTTGA
- a CDS encoding type II secretion system F family protein yields the protein MSSKLEHISIFYPKVLAKYYFKKYLKNKSNYEWLEGSLRASRIPLTVPEFLAVVNFYTILSIPLAIFLSYLSYLISEDVYGFVVNVIPVRLGIPNPKFFFSLGLASLIALLTLLVVRNILLRIPSFIARSRKAKIDATLYHVASLMLGMAKGGTPLLELFRTVAEERHVTGEVGKEFSIIVRNVTVFGKDIITSIKEVAATTPSQKLRDFLEDLAGVLEGGSSLSEFLEFKIAHLAEERERAYQLYISSYEILAEIYVAMLIVAPLFSLIVFVVMNMIGESTINLMKAMVYLYIPIGGLFFVYLVKSSKLLEEKKWRGESVVEVYLHATVNGKSSRLKRKSGIVVFMKRASKWLERAIKMRAFLRNPKLIFLLSIPAAAVFAAVFFKVMKMESLLTFSFVIATLPYVLLYEYRSYKLRKLEKHLPDFLRGLGSLNESGLNIVTAIKVLSATQLGVLTEEVRKIRKDIEWGRLVTEALERFEDRVGSSLVSKVVSIINKALMATSNVKAAILAAAADVELLLDFRERLKNAMFTYMVIIYVTFAVFLFTVVVVLQNFISVFSNISVGQITGIYFNPPDLANLTSLFYHASLINALVNGIIAGVMSEESVSAGLKHSIILMLTSLLVFAYVVGVGI from the coding sequence ATGAGCTCGAAGCTTGAGCACATATCAATATTTTACCCGAAAGTCCTCGCTAAGTACTACTTCAAGAAGTATTTGAAGAATAAAAGCAATTACGAGTGGCTTGAGGGAAGCCTAAGGGCTTCGAGGATTCCGCTGACTGTTCCCGAGTTTCTTGCTGTAGTTAATTTCTACACGATCCTCTCAATTCCGTTAGCAATTTTTCTCTCGTACCTATCTTACCTAATTTCCGAAGACGTTTACGGCTTCGTCGTTAACGTAATTCCCGTTCGCTTAGGAATTCCAAATCCTAAGTTCTTCTTCTCTCTTGGATTAGCGTCTCTCATTGCTTTGCTAACGCTGCTCGTTGTGAGGAACATCTTGCTGAGAATACCGTCTTTTATAGCGAGAAGCAGAAAAGCGAAGATCGACGCAACGCTTTATCACGTCGCAAGTTTAATGCTCGGAATGGCTAAGGGAGGAACCCCTCTCCTCGAGCTTTTTAGAACTGTAGCAGAGGAAAGGCACGTCACGGGGGAAGTGGGGAAGGAATTTTCGATAATAGTCAGGAACGTTACGGTTTTCGGAAAGGACATAATAACTTCGATAAAAGAAGTGGCTGCTACAACTCCCTCTCAAAAATTGAGAGATTTTCTGGAAGATCTTGCAGGCGTTTTAGAAGGAGGAAGTTCTTTATCTGAATTCTTGGAATTTAAAATAGCTCACCTCGCCGAAGAAAGGGAGAGAGCTTACCAGCTTTACATAAGCAGTTACGAAATCCTTGCTGAAATATATGTTGCTATGCTCATCGTAGCCCCTCTTTTCTCGCTAATCGTTTTCGTGGTCATGAACATGATAGGGGAGAGCACGATCAATTTGATGAAGGCGATGGTTTACCTCTACATTCCCATCGGCGGTCTATTCTTCGTATACCTCGTAAAATCGTCAAAACTCTTGGAAGAGAAAAAATGGAGAGGAGAGAGCGTAGTTGAAGTTTACTTGCACGCCACGGTCAACGGCAAATCTTCGAGGTTAAAGAGGAAGAGCGGAATTGTCGTGTTCATGAAGAGAGCGTCTAAGTGGTTGGAAAGAGCGATTAAAATGAGGGCTTTTCTGAGGAATCCAAAATTAATTTTCCTTCTTTCGATACCGGCTGCGGCGGTGTTTGCAGCGGTTTTCTTTAAAGTGATGAAAATGGAAAGCTTGCTTACGTTCTCTTTCGTAATTGCAACTCTTCCTTACGTCCTTCTTTACGAATACAGATCCTACAAGCTGAGAAAACTTGAAAAGCACCTTCCGGACTTCTTAAGGGGGTTGGGCAGTTTAAACGAGAGCGGGCTCAATATCGTCACGGCAATAAAAGTTTTGTCAGCAACTCAGCTCGGAGTTCTTACCGAAGAGGTAAGAAAGATTAGAAAGGATATAGAGTGGGGAAGGCTCGTTACTGAAGCTCTGGAAAGGTTCGAAGATAGAGTCGGAAGCTCTCTCGTTTCAAAAGTTGTTTCGATAATAAACAAAGCGTTAATGGCTACGAGCAACGTAAAAGCTGCTATATTGGCTGCCGCAGCGGACGTTGAGTTACTTCTCGACTTCAGAGAGAGGTTGAAGAATGCGATGTTCACGTACATGGTCATAATATACGTTACCTTCGCAGTATTCCTGTTTACGGTAGTCGTGGTTCTTCAGAACTTCATTTCCGTTTTTTCGAACATCTCTGTGGGGCAAATAACCGGAATATACTTCAACCCTCCAGATCTTGCGAATCTAACGTCCCTCTTCTATCACGCTTCTCTAATCAACGCCCTCGTTAACGGAATCATAGCTGGAGTTATGAGCGAGGAGAGCGTTTCAGCCGGACTTAAACATTCAATAATTTTAATGCTTACCAGCCTGCTCGTTTTCGCCTATGTTGTGGGGGTGGGAATATGA
- a CDS encoding ATPase domain-containing protein: MKIKLERCPTGIPGFDELCEGGLVRDRTVLIAGPSGSGKTIFAMQFLVNGATLYNEPGIFIATEERPQHLREHFAVFGWDLEKLEDENMLAIVDATSTKIGLPSDEKYIDVRPFDTRSLIDQIITIQDEIGARRAALDSTTAIGFAINDPAKFRVELLKISTTLEVLGLTSILTAEVIESGAISRFGVENFVTEGTIVLYYTRSENVRIRSLEIYKLRGTNHSKKIHPYDITDEGIVVHSREEVYAGF; this comes from the coding sequence ATGAAAATCAAACTTGAGAGGTGTCCGACCGGTATTCCGGGCTTTGACGAACTCTGCGAGGGAGGGCTGGTAAGAGATCGAACCGTGCTAATAGCCGGACCTTCAGGCTCGGGAAAGACGATATTTGCGATGCAATTCTTGGTAAACGGCGCCACTCTTTACAACGAGCCCGGGATATTCATTGCAACCGAAGAAAGACCGCAGCACTTGAGAGAGCACTTTGCAGTGTTCGGATGGGATTTGGAAAAGCTCGAAGACGAAAACATGCTCGCAATAGTCGACGCTACATCAACGAAGATAGGTTTGCCGAGCGATGAGAAGTACATAGACGTAAGACCCTTCGACACGAGGAGTTTGATAGATCAGATAATCACGATTCAGGACGAAATCGGAGCGAGAAGAGCTGCCTTAGATTCGACAACAGCCATCGGATTTGCAATAAACGATCCCGCGAAATTCAGAGTAGAACTTCTCAAAATCAGCACGACACTCGAAGTTCTCGGTTTGACTTCGATTTTAACGGCTGAAGTGATCGAATCAGGAGCTATAAGTAGATTCGGCGTTGAGAACTTCGTTACGGAGGGAACGATAGTTCTCTACTACACGAGAAGCGAGAACGTTAGAATCAGGAGCTTGGAAATCTACAAGTTAAGAGGAACGAACCACAGCAAGAAGATTCACCCCTACGACATAACCGACGAAGGAATAGTCGTTCATTCGAGGGAAGAAGTTTACGCGGGATTCTAA
- the fbp gene encoding fructose-1,6-bisphosphate aldolase/phosphatase, giving the protein MSKITVSLIKADVGSVAGHTTVADELIKIAENNLSEAKESGLIIDFRVFKAGDDLELLMTHTKGVDNEEIHRLAWETFEKAAEKAKELKLYGAGQDLLADAFSGNVRGMGPGVAEMEFTERKAEPLIAFMMDKTEPGAFNLPIFRIFADPFNTAGLVIDPSMHQGFVFEIWDIMEHKRVFMKAPEEMYDILALIGAKSRFVIKRVYPKPGGKLPEDEPVAVVSTEKLYQVAGEYVGKDDPVALVRAQSGLPAVGEVLEAFAFPHLVSGWMRGSHNGPLMPVSFKYAKCTRFDGPPRVVAAGFQLSNGKLIGPVDLFDDPAFDYTRQKAMEIAEYMRRHGPFEPHRLPREEMEYTTLPKVMEKLKERFEEI; this is encoded by the coding sequence ATGAGTAAAATAACCGTCAGCCTGATAAAAGCAGATGTCGGCAGCGTAGCCGGACACACGACTGTTGCTGACGAACTTATTAAAATTGCGGAAAACAACCTTTCTGAGGCAAAAGAAAGCGGATTGATAATTGATTTCAGGGTTTTCAAAGCCGGAGACGATTTGGAGCTTTTGATGACCCACACGAAGGGCGTGGATAATGAAGAGATCCACAGGCTCGCTTGGGAAACCTTTGAAAAAGCGGCTGAAAAAGCAAAAGAACTAAAGCTTTACGGGGCTGGACAAGATCTTCTAGCAGACGCATTTAGCGGAAACGTGAGGGGAATGGGTCCCGGAGTGGCGGAAATGGAGTTTACGGAGAGAAAGGCTGAGCCGCTCATAGCGTTCATGATGGACAAGACTGAGCCGGGAGCGTTCAACCTTCCGATCTTCAGGATTTTCGCAGATCCCTTCAACACCGCTGGATTGGTGATCGATCCGAGCATGCATCAGGGCTTCGTCTTCGAAATCTGGGACATAATGGAGCACAAAAGAGTGTTCATGAAAGCTCCGGAAGAGATGTACGACATCCTCGCTTTAATCGGAGCTAAGAGCAGGTTCGTTATTAAAAGAGTTTATCCCAAGCCCGGCGGAAAACTTCCGGAAGACGAGCCTGTTGCTGTGGTAAGCACGGAGAAGCTTTATCAAGTAGCCGGAGAGTACGTGGGAAAGGACGACCCGGTAGCTCTCGTCAGAGCTCAAAGCGGTTTACCGGCGGTTGGAGAAGTTCTCGAAGCGTTTGCTTTCCCACACTTGGTGAGCGGATGGATGCGTGGAAGCCACAACGGTCCGCTAATGCCGGTATCGTTTAAATACGCTAAGTGCACGAGGTTCGACGGTCCGCCGAGAGTTGTGGCAGCCGGCTTCCAGCTTTCTAATGGAAAGCTTATTGGGCCAGTAGACTTGTTCGACGATCCAGCTTTCGACTACACGAGACAGAAGGCTATGGAGATAGCCGAATACATGAGGAGGCACGGACCATTCGAACCGCATAGATTGCCGAGGGAGGAAATGGAGTACACGACTTTGCCGAAAGTCATGGAAAAACTCAAAGAAAGATTCGAAGAAATCTAA